GGCGCTGCGGGAGAGGGAAGGACCGCCGGCCGGCGGCGGGGTCAGCGCAGGAGATGCCGCGCGATGACCATGCGCTGCACTTCGCTGGTTCCCTCGTAGATCTCGGTGATCTTGGCGTCCCGGAAATAGCGCTCCACCGGGAAGTCGCGGATGTAGCCCACCCCGCCGTGGATCTGGACGGCCTGGGTGGCGTGGCGGTTGACCATCGAGGCGGCGAAGAGCTTGGCCATGGAGGCTTCGCGGGTGTGGGGGAGATCCGCGTCCCGGAGCCTCGCCGCGCGGTAGATGAGGTACGTGGCCGCCTCGATGTCGGTGGCCATTTCGGCGAGCTTCCACTGGATGGCCTGGAAGTTCGCGATCGGCTGGTCGAACTGGCGGCGTTCCTTGGCGTACCGGACCGAGGCGTCCAGGCACGCCTGGGCGATCCCGACCGCCTGGGCCGCGATCCCGATCCGGCCGCCGTCGAGCGTGTTCATCGCGATCTTGAAGCCTTCCCCCTCCCGGCCGAGAAGATTCTCCACGGGCACCCGGCAGTCCTCGAAAAAGAGCGTCGTCGTGGAGGACCCGCGGATGCCCATTTTCTTTTCGGGCTTGCCCACGGTGAAACCGGGCGTCCCCCGCTCGACGAGGATCGCGCTGATCGCCTCGTGCTTGAGCTTCGGATCGGGGTTCGTCCGGGCGTACACGATGAAGAGGTCCGCGATGCCGCCGTTGGTGACGAAGTTCTTGGTTCCGCGCAGGACGTAATGGCCGCCTTCCCGGCGGGCGCCGGTGAGGAGCGCCCCGGCGTCGGTGCCGCTGACGGGCTCCGAGAGGGAGTAGGCGCCGATCCATTCCCCCCGGGCCAGGCGCGGCAGGTAGCGGCGCTTCTGCTCCTCCGACCCGTAGCGCAGCAGCGGGGCCTGAACGAGGGAGTTATGGACCGAGAGCGTGACCCCCGTCGAGGCGCAGGCGCGGTTGATTTCGAGCTGGACGAGCGCCAGGCAGTAGTTGTTGAGCCCCGACCCGCCGTACTCTTCCGGGGCGAGCATCCCCATGAAGCCGAGCTCGGCCATTTTCGCAAGGATCTCGCGGGGGATCTCCCCGCGGCGGTCGATCTCCGCCGCGCGCGGGGCCAGCTCGCGGTCGGCGAATTCCCGGGCGGACTGGCGGACGAGTTCCTCTTCTTCGGTCGGCAGGAGATTCATGCGCGTTCGATCCCCGCGGCGAGTCCGTTCCCGCCGCCCATGCAGAGCGCGGCCACGCCGCGGCGAAGGCCGCGGTCCTGAAGGGCGTGAAGGAGCGTTACGACGATCCGGGCGCCGCTGGCGCCGATCGGGTGCCCGAGGGCGATCGCCCCGCCGTTCACGTTCACCCGGGCGGGATCCAGACCAAGCTCCCGGATCGTGGCCACCGTGGAACCGGCGAAGGCTTCGTTGATCTCCACGAGATCCGCTTCCCGCGCCTTCCAGGGGTTGCGTTCGTCGAACCGGCGGACCGCGTCGATCGTGGAGACAAGAACCCAGCGGGGCTCGACTCCGGCGGAAGCCCAGCCCGTCAGGCGGGCCAGGGGCGCCGCGCCGTGGGCGCGCGCGGCCCGCTCGGAAGCCAGCACGAGCGCCGCCGCTCCGTCGGAGATCTGCGAGGAATTCCCGGCCGTGACCCGCCCCCCTTCGCGGAAGGCGGGTTTGAGCGCGGCGAGTATCTCGAGGCGGGTGTCTTCGCGGGGGCCTTCGTCGGCC
The Planctomycetota bacterium DNA segment above includes these coding regions:
- a CDS encoding acyl-CoA dehydrogenase encodes the protein MNLLPTEEEELVRQSAREFADRELAPRAAEIDRRGEIPREILAKMAELGFMGMLAPEEYGGSGLNNYCLALVQLEINRACASTGVTLSVHNSLVQAPLLRYGSEEQKRRYLPRLARGEWIGAYSLSEPVSGTDAGALLTGARREGGHYVLRGTKNFVTNGGIADLFIVYARTNPDPKLKHEAISAILVERGTPGFTVGKPEKKMGIRGSSTTTLFFEDCRVPVENLLGREGEGFKIAMNTLDGGRIGIAAQAVGIAQACLDASVRYAKERRQFDQPIANFQAIQWKLAEMATDIEAATYLIYRAARLRDADLPHTREASMAKLFAASMVNRHATQAVQIHGGVGYIRDFPVERYFRDAKITEIYEGTSEVQRMVIARHLLR